A region of Candidatus Binatia bacterium DNA encodes the following proteins:
- the polA gene encoding DNA polymerase I, with amino-acid sequence MSSGTTPERIWLVDGSGIVFRAFHALPTLATRRGLPTGAAYGFTSMLAKLLREEKATHIAVVFDAPGKTFRSEAYADYKATRPGMPSELAPQIPYIRRVVEALGIRVIEIPGVEADDVIGTLTARAVALGVDVRIVTSDKDMMQLVGPHVTLVDTMHDRTFGVEEVRARFGVEPSQVVEVMALMGDSIDNIPGVKGIGEKTASRLISHYGSIDEMYRRLDEIETLGLRGAKRVRTILEEGEESARASRFLATIRSDLPIELDIESLARGEADTAELKRLATELEFTNLLKEFIGEPAPAKATRRTESARPEEVERMLGAPGCVAVAITDVAAASAQGELQLSPPRRLVAIASAEDDRVLLAEAIPPGVRELLARSRSGCTLVVDDLKALLHLLGLDERMDAANPEADVCDVPLASYVLDPSRRAHSIEALANDRLNRTLPKPGDSDASTRAAELASAMLELGPMLMAELEASGLAKLYRDLELPLARVLAVMEARGIAVDREALEQAGRDFRAAAEALEAEIFAAAGGPFNLGSPAQLREVLFNKLNLPTKGVKRGKTGLSVDADVLNKLAEVHPIAAKIVEHRALTKLISTYVVGLGALIDPKTGRLRTSFNQTVAATGRLSSSEPNLQNIPVRTAEGRRIRAAFVAAPGMRLLSADYSQIELRVLAHLTQDPVLLDAFRKGEDIHRRTAAEVLGVAPEDVTPEMRRQAKVINFGIIYGMGPQRLSRELGIPFAEAEAYIRRYFERYASVRAFADRVVADGRRDGYVSTLIGRRRYLPDLNSREPNIRQAAERMAWNSPIQGTAADVIKLAMLSVEREIERTGSGARMLLQVHDELLFEVPEGEVDEAGRLVRRCMESVVELAVPLVVELKSGPNWAALQ; translated from the coding sequence ATGTCGTCGGGGACGACGCCAGAGCGAATCTGGCTGGTCGATGGTAGCGGGATCGTCTTTCGGGCTTTCCATGCCCTGCCGACCCTGGCGACGCGTCGTGGCCTGCCGACGGGCGCGGCCTACGGCTTCACCAGCATGCTCGCGAAGCTGCTGCGCGAAGAAAAGGCGACGCACATCGCGGTCGTGTTCGACGCGCCCGGCAAGACGTTTCGCAGCGAAGCGTACGCCGATTACAAGGCGACGCGCCCCGGAATGCCGAGCGAGCTCGCGCCGCAGATTCCCTACATTCGACGCGTCGTCGAGGCGCTCGGCATCCGCGTGATCGAAATTCCGGGCGTCGAGGCGGACGACGTCATCGGGACGCTGACCGCGCGCGCAGTCGCGCTCGGCGTCGACGTGCGCATCGTCACGAGCGACAAGGACATGATGCAGCTCGTCGGCCCGCACGTGACGCTCGTCGACACCATGCACGATCGCACGTTCGGCGTCGAGGAGGTGCGCGCGCGCTTCGGTGTCGAGCCGTCGCAGGTCGTCGAGGTGATGGCCCTGATGGGCGACAGCATCGACAACATCCCCGGCGTCAAGGGCATCGGCGAGAAGACGGCGAGCCGTCTGATCTCGCACTACGGCTCGATCGACGAGATGTACCGCCGCCTCGACGAGATCGAGACGCTCGGTCTGCGCGGCGCAAAGCGCGTGCGCACGATTCTCGAGGAGGGCGAGGAGTCGGCGCGCGCGAGCCGCTTCCTCGCGACGATCCGCAGCGATCTGCCGATCGAGCTCGACATCGAGTCGCTCGCGCGCGGCGAGGCCGACACCGCCGAGCTCAAGCGGCTCGCGACCGAGCTGGAGTTCACCAACCTGCTGAAGGAGTTCATCGGCGAGCCGGCTCCCGCGAAGGCCACGCGGCGCACCGAGAGCGCGCGTCCGGAGGAGGTCGAGCGCATGCTCGGGGCTCCCGGCTGCGTCGCGGTGGCGATCACGGACGTCGCCGCCGCGTCGGCGCAGGGCGAGCTGCAGCTCTCGCCGCCACGGCGTCTGGTCGCGATCGCGAGCGCCGAGGACGACCGCGTGCTGCTCGCCGAGGCGATCCCGCCGGGCGTCCGCGAGCTGCTCGCGCGCAGCCGCAGCGGCTGCACGCTGGTCGTCGACGACCTGAAGGCGCTGCTGCACCTGCTCGGTCTCGACGAGCGCATGGACGCCGCCAACCCCGAGGCCGACGTCTGCGACGTGCCGCTCGCGTCCTACGTGCTCGATCCGTCGCGACGCGCGCACTCGATCGAGGCGCTCGCCAACGATCGGCTGAACCGCACGCTGCCCAAGCCGGGCGACAGCGACGCCTCGACGCGCGCCGCGGAGCTCGCGAGCGCCATGCTCGAGCTCGGTCCGATGCTGATGGCGGAGCTCGAGGCGAGCGGTCTCGCGAAGCTCTATCGCGACCTCGAGCTGCCGCTCGCGCGCGTGCTCGCGGTGATGGAGGCGCGCGGGATCGCCGTCGATCGCGAGGCGCTCGAGCAGGCGGGGCGCGACTTCCGCGCGGCCGCAGAGGCGCTCGAGGCGGAGATCTTCGCGGCGGCGGGCGGTCCGTTCAATCTCGGCTCGCCGGCGCAGCTGCGCGAGGTCCTGTTCAACAAGCTCAACCTCCCCACCAAGGGCGTCAAGCGCGGAAAAACCGGGCTGTCGGTCGACGCCGACGTGCTGAACAAGCTCGCCGAGGTGCACCCGATCGCCGCGAAGATCGTCGAGCACCGCGCGCTGACGAAGCTCATCTCGACGTACGTCGTCGGGCTCGGCGCGCTGATCGATCCCAAGACCGGAAGGCTTCGCACCTCGTTCAACCAGACGGTCGCCGCGACCGGCCGGCTGTCGTCGAGCGAGCCGAATCTGCAGAACATCCCGGTGCGCACCGCCGAGGGACGAAGGATCCGCGCCGCGTTCGTCGCCGCGCCCGGCATGCGGCTCCTGTCCGCCGACTACTCGCAGATCGAGCTGCGCGTGCTCGCGCACCTCACGCAGGATCCCGTGCTGCTCGATGCGTTCCGCAAGGGCGAGGACATCCACCGGCGCACGGCGGCCGAGGTGCTCGGCGTCGCGCCCGAGGACGTCACGCCCGAGATGCGCCGGCAGGCGAAGGTGATCAACTTCGGCATCATCTATGGCATGGGTCCGCAGCGACTGTCGCGCGAGCTCGGGATCCCGTTCGCCGAGGCCGAGGCGTACATCCGGCGCTACTTCGAGCGCTACGCGAGCGTGCGCGCGTTCGCCGATCGCGTGGTCGCGGACGGGCGCCGCGACGGCTACGTCTCGACGCTGATCGGCCGGCGGCGCTACCTGCCGGACCTGAACTCGCGCGAGCCGAACATTCGCCAGGCCGCAGAGCGCATGGCGTGGAACAGCCCGATCCAGGGCACCGCGGCCGACGTGATCAAGCTCGCGATGCTGTCGGTCGAGCGCGAGATCGAGCGCACCGGCAGCGGAGCGCGCATGCTGCTGCAAGTGCACGACGAGCTTTTGTTCGAGGTGCCGGAAGGCGAGGTGGACGAGGCGGGACGTCTCGTGCGCCGCTGCATGGAATCGGTCGTCGAGCTCGCCGTGCCGCTCGTGGTCGAGCTCAAGTCCGGCCCCAACTGGGCTGCGCTGCAATGA
- a CDS encoding sigma-70 family RNA polymerase sigma factor: protein MSVERSEWDLVRLAGSGDKEAFRELVERYQRRVLAVVMGMLHDREAALEVTQETFIKAFRSIGRFKGDASFYTWIYRIAVNLAIDHQRREWRRPLAESTRNNNNSESPPEDILERVRDQNPRGDPFEATKDAELRERVRQAIDELTPDHRAVILLRELEGLSYEEISRVMQCSKGTVMSRLHYARKKLQARLKEFM from the coding sequence GTGTCGGTGGAGCGTTCGGAGTGGGACCTCGTCCGCCTAGCCGGCAGCGGCGACAAGGAAGCGTTTCGCGAGCTCGTCGAGCGCTACCAGCGCCGCGTGCTGGCGGTGGTCATGGGCATGCTCCACGACCGCGAAGCGGCGCTCGAGGTCACGCAGGAAACCTTCATCAAGGCGTTCCGCTCGATCGGCCGCTTCAAGGGCGATGCAAGCTTCTACACCTGGATCTACCGCATCGCGGTCAACCTCGCGATCGATCATCAACGGCGCGAGTGGCGTCGTCCGCTCGCCGAGTCGACACGAAACAACAACAACAGCGAGTCGCCGCCGGAGGACATTCTGGAGCGCGTTCGCGACCAGAATCCGCGCGGTGATCCCTTCGAAGCAACCAAGGACGCAGAGCTACGCGAGCGCGTTCGCCAAGCGATCGACGAGTTGACCCCAGATCACAGAGCCGTGATATTACTGCGAGAGTTGGAAGGTTTGTCGTACGAGGAGATCAGCCGGGTGATGCAGTGCTCCAAGGGAACGGTGATGAGCCGGCTGCACTACGCCCGCAAGAAGCTGCAGGCCCGCCTCAAGGAGTTCATGTGA
- a CDS encoding zf-HC2 domain-containing protein: MNCREAERLIDTFFDGELDGRSMRDAALHITRCKRCEAELNDRERLQELLAKAIDEEIADVDLSRIWAAVEPAIDRMPRVRWANGVGLRLAATSARVRGLVLGRRDDARDYDDAPELRSPSWAADQGGGRVWRWSLAGGTALAASVLLALALLPGSREGEQGAPRLATVNPPASAVARSSTAPQPNALANDLPFALASSRDVRASRSSGKQVQVESVNFPRSSVAMWSEPSSDTTVIWIEDEELAAGAR, encoded by the coding sequence GTGAATTGTCGCGAGGCGGAACGGCTGATCGACACCTTCTTCGACGGCGAGCTCGACGGCCGCTCGATGCGCGACGCGGCGCTGCACATCACGCGCTGCAAGCGCTGTGAAGCCGAGCTCAACGACCGCGAGCGACTGCAGGAGCTGCTCGCCAAGGCGATCGACGAGGAGATCGCCGACGTCGACCTGAGCCGCATCTGGGCCGCGGTCGAGCCGGCGATCGATCGCATGCCGCGCGTGCGCTGGGCGAACGGCGTGGGCTTGCGTCTCGCCGCGACGAGCGCGCGCGTGCGCGGCCTCGTGCTCGGACGGCGCGACGACGCGCGGGACTACGACGACGCGCCGGAGCTGCGCTCGCCGAGCTGGGCCGCGGACCAGGGAGGCGGTCGCGTCTGGCGCTGGTCGCTCGCCGGCGGCACCGCGCTCGCGGCGTCGGTGCTGCTCGCGCTCGCGCTGCTGCCCGGCTCGCGCGAAGGCGAGCAGGGCGCCCCGCGGCTCGCGACGGTGAACCCGCCGGCGTCCGCGGTCGCGCGCAGCTCGACGGCGCCGCAGCCGAACGCGCTCGCGAACGACCTGCCGTTCGCGCTCGCGAGCTCCAGGGACGTGCGCGCTTCGCGCTCGTCGGGCAAGCAGGTCCAGGTCGAGTCGGTGAACTTCCCGCGCAGCTCCGTCGCGATGTGGAGCGAGCCGTCGAGCGACACGACCGTCATCTGGATCGAGGACGAGGAGCTGGCTGCCGGGGCACGATGA
- a CDS encoding sulfate adenylyltransferase, translated as MADLIPPHGGLTEPVSCMVAPERIDAFRADAAKLRRVPVSDADLSTVYRLGDGVLSPLTGPMGEAEYHQVLDHAYIERGGQRYAWTIPLSFPVDAKLAAQIERGEKVALENSRGEVVAVVEVSDVFPWDKQKYLEKVYGTPRHDHPGADMVLKGDADKTHLIGGRIEVLPQPKHPVLGKYVLPPREVRKLLAEKGWERVVAFQTRNPLHRAHEYALVYGLETLIRAGYNAGACLNPLIGETKGDDVKADVRMATYEALITQRGLGEGDSDPALWGPRGESVPDRVILLGLDIKMFYGGPKEAVMHAIYRQNFGFTDIIIGRKHADAPFHDGTAIWGDFDAQEIFSNLAGDLKIKPLKVGFAAYYESIGRVDLTENHPDEKPVSISGKDVRKALIEGRPVDPRIMRESTARILAEAMKQQRP; from the coding sequence ATGGCTGATCTCATCCCGCCTCACGGCGGGCTCACCGAGCCCGTTTCCTGCATGGTCGCGCCCGAGCGCATCGATGCGTTCCGGGCCGACGCCGCGAAGCTTCGTCGCGTGCCCGTGTCGGACGCCGATCTGTCGACGGTCTACCGGCTCGGCGACGGCGTGCTGAGCCCGCTCACCGGTCCGATGGGCGAGGCCGAGTACCACCAGGTCCTCGACCACGCCTACATCGAGCGCGGCGGCCAGCGCTACGCCTGGACGATCCCCCTCTCCTTCCCGGTCGACGCGAAGCTCGCAGCGCAGATCGAGCGCGGCGAGAAGGTGGCGCTCGAGAACAGCCGCGGCGAGGTGGTCGCGGTCGTCGAGGTCAGCGACGTCTTCCCCTGGGACAAGCAAAAATATCTCGAGAAGGTGTACGGGACGCCGCGCCACGATCACCCTGGCGCCGACATGGTGCTGAAGGGCGACGCCGACAAGACGCACCTGATCGGCGGCCGCATCGAGGTGCTGCCGCAGCCGAAGCACCCGGTGCTCGGCAAGTACGTCCTGCCGCCGCGCGAGGTCCGCAAGCTCCTCGCGGAGAAGGGCTGGGAGCGCGTGGTCGCGTTCCAGACGCGCAACCCGCTGCACCGCGCGCACGAGTACGCGCTGGTCTACGGCCTCGAGACGCTGATCCGCGCCGGCTACAACGCGGGCGCCTGCCTGAACCCGCTGATCGGCGAGACCAAGGGCGACGACGTCAAGGCCGACGTCCGCATGGCGACGTACGAGGCGCTGATCACGCAGCGCGGCCTCGGCGAGGGCGACAGCGACCCGGCGCTGTGGGGTCCGCGCGGCGAGTCCGTGCCCGACCGCGTCATCCTCCTCGGACTCGACATCAAGATGTTCTACGGCGGCCCGAAGGAAGCGGTGATGCACGCCATCTACCGGCAGAACTTCGGCTTCACCGACATCATCATCGGCCGCAAGCACGCCGACGCGCCCTTCCACGACGGCACCGCGATCTGGGGCGACTTCGACGCGCAGGAGATCTTCTCGAACCTCGCCGGCGACCTGAAGATCAAGCCGCTCAAGGTCGGCTTCGCCGCGTACTACGAGTCGATCGGGCGCGTCGACCTGACCGAGAACCACCCGGACGAGAAGCCGGTGTCGATCTCCGGCAAGGACGTGCGCAAGGCGCTGATCGAGGGTCGGCCCGTCGACCCGCGCATCATGCGCGAGAGCACGGCGCGGATCCTCGCCGAGGCGATGAAGCAGCAGCGGCCGTAA
- a CDS encoding cysteine synthase: MSDAALAPGARQPLRATDVAKLIGKTPLLRLTRVAADIPPGVTIWAKLEGFNPGGSVKDRPALRMIQKGLESGELRPGKTIIDSTSGNTGIALAMLGAALGYPVELVLPANASVERRRIMEAYGAKITLSDPLEGSDGAIRLCRKLIAEDPERYFKPDQYNNEANPLAHYETTGPEIWQQTEGRVTHLVATIGTSGTVMGTGRYLKERNPAIQVVEVEPDDAFHGLEGLKHMASSIVPGIYHREQLDAKIPAPTDEAYDMVYRIGREEGILVGQSSGAACWAALKLARTLERGEIVTIFPDFGDKYLSTNLWQGWRDRAPRIEDLRGRRARDPDVRLAPGQ; encoded by the coding sequence CTGAGCGATGCGGCGCTCGCGCCTGGCGCCCGGCAGCCGCTTCGTGCCACTGACGTCGCCAAGCTGATCGGTAAGACGCCGCTTCTGCGCTTGACGCGCGTGGCGGCGGACATCCCGCCCGGCGTCACCATCTGGGCGAAGCTCGAGGGCTTCAACCCGGGTGGCTCGGTCAAGGACCGTCCCGCTCTCCGCATGATCCAGAAGGGTCTCGAGAGCGGCGAGCTGCGTCCGGGCAAGACGATCATCGACTCGACCTCCGGCAACACCGGCATCGCGCTCGCGATGCTCGGTGCGGCGCTCGGCTACCCGGTCGAGCTGGTGCTGCCCGCGAACGCGAGCGTCGAGCGGCGGCGCATCATGGAGGCGTACGGGGCGAAGATCACCCTCAGCGACCCGCTCGAGGGCTCCGACGGCGCCATCCGGCTGTGCCGCAAGCTGATCGCGGAGGACCCCGAGCGCTACTTCAAGCCCGACCAGTACAACAACGAGGCGAACCCCCTCGCCCACTACGAGACCACCGGTCCCGAGATCTGGCAGCAGACCGAGGGGCGCGTCACGCACCTCGTCGCGACGATCGGCACGAGCGGCACCGTGATGGGGACGGGCCGCTACCTGAAGGAGCGCAATCCCGCGATCCAGGTGGTGGAGGTCGAGCCGGACGACGCCTTCCACGGCCTCGAAGGGCTCAAGCACATGGCGAGCTCGATCGTGCCGGGGATCTACCACCGCGAGCAGCTCGACGCGAAGATTCCGGCGCCGACCGACGAGGCCTACGACATGGTCTACCGGATCGGCCGCGAGGAAGGCATCCTCGTCGGGCAGTCGTCGGGGGCCGCGTGCTGGGCCGCGCTGAAGCTCGCGCGCACGCTCGAGCGCGGCGAGATCGTCACCATCTTCCCCGACTTCGGCGACAAGTATCTGAGCACGAACCTCTGGCAGGGCTGGCGCGACCGCGCGCCGCGCATCGAGGACCTGCGCGGGCGCCGTGCGCGCGATCCGGACGTACGCCTGGCGCCGGGGCAGTGA
- a CDS encoding ubiquitin-like small modifier protein 1, with protein sequence MPVTVKVPTPLRKFTAGSESVSGNGATVGALVDDLERRYPGIRERICDEQGRVRRFVNLYVNGDDIRFLQQLDTKVKDGDEISIVPAIAGGRV encoded by the coding sequence ATGCCTGTGACCGTCAAAGTGCCGACACCGCTCCGCAAGTTCACCGCGGGATCCGAATCGGTGAGCGGTAACGGCGCGACCGTGGGCGCGCTCGTCGACGACCTCGAGCGGCGCTACCCCGGCATCCGCGAGCGCATCTGCGACGAGCAGGGGCGCGTCCGTCGCTTCGTCAACCTGTACGTCAACGGCGACGACATCCGCTTCCTGCAACAGCTCGACACCAAGGTGAAGGACGGCGACGAGATCTCGATCGTCCCGGCGATCGCGGGAGGTCGGGTCTGA
- a CDS encoding HesA/MoeB/ThiF family protein — MSPGSVVIVGVGGLGAPAAAALAAVRGIRLTLIDADVVESSNLPRQPLYGTGDVGSRKVEAAARRLRARHPGLEVATHDERLDEASAKRLLAGHDVIVDGTDNLTSKVLLNATALALGTPLVHAGALGLDGQLMTILPGRSACLRCLFPELPSDDDMPTCQQAGVLGPVVGAVGLMAAAEAARIASGERPALANRLAILDGTRLRWRTLELRPNPRCPACDAALGQPASPTPA; from the coding sequence GTGAGCCCGGGCAGCGTGGTGATCGTCGGCGTCGGTGGGCTCGGCGCGCCGGCGGCCGCCGCCCTCGCCGCGGTCCGCGGGATCCGCCTGACGCTGATCGACGCGGACGTGGTCGAGTCATCGAACCTGCCGCGCCAGCCGCTCTACGGCACGGGCGACGTCGGGAGCCGCAAGGTCGAGGCTGCGGCGCGCCGGCTGCGCGCGCGGCACCCCGGGCTCGAGGTCGCGACGCACGACGAGCGCCTCGACGAAGCGTCGGCGAAGCGTCTCCTCGCCGGCCACGACGTGATCGTCGACGGCACCGACAACCTGACGAGCAAGGTGCTGCTCAACGCGACGGCGCTCGCGCTCGGCACGCCGCTCGTGCACGCCGGCGCGCTCGGCCTCGACGGCCAGCTGATGACCATCCTGCCCGGCCGCAGCGCCTGCCTGCGCTGCCTGTTCCCCGAGCTGCCGTCCGACGACGACATGCCGACCTGCCAGCAGGCGGGCGTCCTGGGGCCGGTCGTGGGCGCGGTCGGACTCATGGCGGCCGCGGAGGCGGCGCGGATCGCGTCGGGGGAGCGACCCGCGCTCGCGAACCGGCTCGCAATCCTCGACGGCACGCGGCTGCGCTGGCGGACCCTCGAGCTCCGTCCGAACCCGCGCTGCCCGGCCTGCGACGCGGCGCTCGGCCAGCCCGCGAGCCCGACGCCCGCGTGA
- the bamD gene encoding outer membrane protein assembly factor BamD, whose amino-acid sequence MLCALALGAATACGGSKVQVAPPDELYRQATQDFVDGNYGISIATYKYLLDHYPLDPRAEEVELRIAEAHFADGSYAEAIAAFSDFQRMHPTSPRLPEVEFNIGKAYMAQMDTIDRDLNAAANAHARFESVILRYPESEYANRAREELREVREHLAARELYVAEFYLKKGNHAAGRTRVATLLATYPETDAAREAIALIAADARATGDEDLAKLADAAFAEAQGANGGGEGATSAPPPHPTQPRAGAAVQALRARLSPNAVASPVQPLSPSRTRPSASQPL is encoded by the coding sequence GTGCTGTGCGCGCTCGCCCTCGGGGCGGCGACGGCGTGCGGAGGTAGCAAGGTCCAGGTCGCTCCGCCCGACGAGCTCTACCGTCAGGCGACGCAAGATTTCGTCGACGGCAACTACGGAATCTCGATCGCGACCTACAAGTATCTGCTCGACCACTACCCGCTCGATCCGCGTGCCGAGGAAGTCGAGCTGCGCATCGCGGAGGCGCACTTCGCGGACGGCTCCTACGCCGAGGCGATCGCCGCCTTCTCCGACTTCCAGCGCATGCATCCGACGAGCCCGCGTCTGCCGGAGGTCGAGTTCAACATCGGCAAGGCGTACATGGCGCAGATGGACACCATCGACCGCGACCTCAACGCGGCCGCGAACGCGCACGCGCGCTTCGAGAGCGTGATCCTCCGCTACCCGGAGTCGGAGTACGCGAACCGCGCGCGCGAGGAGCTGCGCGAGGTGCGCGAGCACCTGGCGGCGCGCGAGCTCTACGTCGCCGAGTTCTACCTGAAGAAGGGCAACCACGCGGCGGGTCGCACGCGCGTCGCGACGCTGCTCGCGACGTATCCCGAGACCGACGCCGCGCGCGAGGCGATCGCGCTGATCGCCGCCGACGCGCGCGCGACCGGCGACGAGGACCTCGCCAAGCTCGCCGACGCGGCCTTCGCGGAAGCGCAGGGCGCGAACGGCGGCGGGGAAGGTGCGACGAGCGCGCCTCCGCCGCACCCGACGCAGCCGCGCGCCGGCGCGGCCGTGCAGGCGCTGCGCGCGCGCCTGTCGCCGAACGCGGTCGCGAGCCCCGTGCAACCGCTGTCCCCAAGCCGCACCCGCCCGAGCGCGTCCCAGCCGCTGTGA
- a CDS encoding QueT transporter family protein, whose product MPRGPVKQPVVAGLTGGELLGMWSNTRMVVFAAMSASLYAAILIPFKVIPLIPGITELRPANAVPVICSFLFGPAAGWGAAIGNAIGDTFGGLGPGDLFGFVGNLLYGLAPYRVWRALGGGRPLPVDAAGWARFFVSVLAGAALCALVVGWGLNLLGFVPFPVLGNVVLLNNLLAAGILAPLVLRQIYPRVERARLLFDDVLEVRPPGRVRTTLGLTLLFVGACGGLVAGNLAATGAWQPPWVEPSGSPTLAPEVGFGVAPFVALAALGLLLL is encoded by the coding sequence ATGCCTCGCGGCCCAGTCAAACAGCCGGTCGTCGCCGGGCTGACGGGCGGCGAGCTGCTCGGCATGTGGTCGAACACGCGCATGGTCGTGTTCGCCGCGATGTCGGCTTCGCTGTACGCCGCGATCCTGATTCCGTTCAAGGTGATCCCGCTGATCCCCGGGATCACCGAGCTGCGTCCCGCGAACGCGGTGCCGGTGATCTGCTCGTTCTTGTTCGGTCCCGCGGCCGGCTGGGGCGCGGCGATCGGCAACGCGATCGGCGACACGTTCGGCGGGCTCGGACCGGGCGACCTGTTCGGCTTCGTCGGCAACTTGCTCTACGGTCTCGCGCCGTACCGGGTCTGGCGCGCGCTCGGCGGCGGACGGCCGCTACCGGTGGACGCCGCCGGCTGGGCGCGCTTCTTCGTCAGCGTGCTCGCCGGCGCGGCGCTGTGCGCGCTCGTCGTCGGCTGGGGACTCAACCTGCTCGGCTTCGTGCCGTTCCCCGTGCTGGGCAACGTCGTGCTGCTGAACAACCTGCTCGCCGCCGGGATCCTCGCGCCGCTCGTGCTGCGGCAGATCTACCCGCGCGTCGAGCGCGCGCGACTGCTGTTCGACGACGTGCTCGAGGTGCGGCCGCCCGGACGGGTCCGCACGACTCTTGGCTTGACGCTGCTGTTCGTCGGCGCCTGCGGCGGGCTCGTCGCCGGCAACCTCGCGGCGACCGGCGCGTGGCAGCCGCCGTGGGTCGAGCCCAGCGGCTCGCCGACGCTCGCGCCCGAGGTCGGCTTCGGGGTCGCACCGTTCGTCGCGCTCGCCGCGCTCGGTCTCCTGCTCCTGTGA
- a CDS encoding energy-coupling factor transporter ATPase, translating into MTAAAPPQPVPAPPGEPLLELRSVTCRYPDASAPALADVDFTLRAGEIVAVMGHSGAGKSTLLKCLTGIVPRFEHAEVTGERRAFAEPLDHLRPGDLAGRVGMVFQDFEAQIFSTNVALEVGFAPQQLGLPRAEIARRTERALERVGLAGFDARDPATLSGGEKQRLALAGILALEPRVVLLDEPITDIDPEGRRRVLELLRALRDEGVGVLIVEHDVLAAQEADRLVLLAEGRVRADGPSADLLRDTELIAACGVRPRDLDVLALRLGITAPLRDVDEAADVLRRAGFVAHATPDAQIPHAQASTSSADPRAERSPTRAEQDEPPLLELRDVSFRYGDDALALDGVSLRIRAGEMVALVGQNGSGKTTLAKHLIGLLHPSQGAVLLEGRDTRGLSLGDVARRVGFVFQNPDHQLFSASVAEEVAYGPRHLSLTPEELRARVERALAVCGLADRRDDDPFLLRKGERQRLAVASVLAIEPRVLILDEPTTGLDWREQLAILELLHELNRARVTIVVISHSPWLVAEHAQRVVLMARGRVLFDGPVHELLRAEEALRAGSFVLPDASLLGLRFGVAARSVDELAAALARRGTRP; encoded by the coding sequence GTGACGGCTGCCGCACCGCCGCAACCCGTACCGGCGCCGCCAGGCGAGCCTCTGCTCGAGCTGCGTTCCGTCACCTGCCGCTATCCGGACGCGAGCGCGCCGGCGCTCGCCGACGTCGACTTCACGCTGCGCGCCGGCGAGATCGTCGCGGTCATGGGACACAGCGGCGCCGGCAAGTCGACGCTGCTCAAGTGCTTGACGGGGATCGTGCCGCGCTTCGAGCACGCCGAGGTGACCGGCGAGCGACGCGCCTTCGCCGAACCTCTCGACCACCTTCGTCCGGGCGATCTCGCCGGACGCGTCGGCATGGTCTTCCAGGACTTCGAAGCGCAGATCTTCTCGACCAACGTCGCGCTCGAGGTCGGCTTCGCGCCGCAGCAGCTCGGCCTGCCGCGCGCCGAGATCGCCAGGCGCACCGAGCGCGCGCTCGAGCGCGTCGGGCTCGCGGGCTTCGACGCGCGCGATCCGGCGACCTTGTCCGGCGGCGAGAAGCAGCGTCTCGCGCTGGCCGGCATCCTGGCGCTCGAGCCGCGGGTCGTGCTGCTCGACGAGCCGATCACCGACATCGACCCGGAGGGCAGGCGGCGCGTGCTCGAGCTGCTGCGCGCGCTGCGCGACGAGGGCGTCGGCGTGCTGATCGTCGAGCACGACGTGCTCGCGGCGCAGGAGGCCGACCGCCTGGTGCTGCTCGCGGAGGGACGCGTGCGGGCGGACGGGCCGAGCGCCGATCTCCTGCGCGACACGGAGCTGATCGCGGCCTGCGGCGTCAGGCCGCGCGACCTCGACGTGCTCGCGCTGCGGCTCGGGATCACCGCCCCGCTGCGCGACGTCGACGAGGCGGCGGACGTCCTGCGGCGCGCGGGCTTCGTCGCGCACGCGACCCCCGACGCGCAGATACCGCACGCGCAGGCGTCGACGTCGTCCGCCGACCCGCGCGCAGAGCGCTCGCCGACCCGCGCGGAGCAGGACGAGCCGCCGCTCCTCGAGCTGCGCGACGTGTCCTTCCGCTACGGCGACGACGCCCTCGCGCTCGACGGCGTCTCGCTGCGGATCCGTGCGGGCGAGATGGTCGCGCTCGTCGGCCAGAACGGCTCGGGCAAGACGACGCTCGCGAAGCACCTGATCGGGCTGCTGCACCCCTCGCAGGGCGCGGTGCTGCTCGAGGGCAGGGACACGCGCGGGCTGTCGCTCGGCGACGTCGCGCGCCGCGTCGGCTTCGTCTTCCAGAACCCGGACCACCAGCTGTTCTCGGCGTCGGTCGCCGAGGAGGTCGCGTACGGCCCGCGCCACCTGTCGCTCACGCCAGAGGAGCTTCGGGCGCGCGTCGAGCGCGCGCTCGCGGTGTGCGGGCTCGCCGACCGTCGCGACGACGATCCCTTCTTGCTGCGCAAGGGCGAGCGGCAGCGCCTCGCGGTCGCGTCGGTGCTGGCGATCGAGCCGCGCGTGCTGATCCTCGACGAGCCGACGACCGGCCTCGACTGGCGCGAGCAGCTCGCGATCCTCGAGCTGCTGCACGAGCTCAACCGCGCCAGGGTGACGATCGTCGTGATCTCGCACTCGCCGTGGCTCGTCGCCGAGCACGCGCAGCGGGTCGTGCTGATGGCGCGCGGTCGCGTGCTGTTCGACGGTCCGGTGCACGAGCTGCTGCGCGCCGAGGAGGCGCTGCGCGCGGGCTCGTTCGTGCTGCCGGATGCGTCGCTGCTCGGGCTGCGCTTCGGCGTCGCGGCGCGCTCGGTCGACGAGCTGGCGGCGGCGCTCGCGCGTCGGGGGACGCGGCCGTGA